The following are encoded together in the Pleurocapsa sp. FMAR1 genome:
- a CDS encoding NAD-dependent epimerase/dehydratase family protein: MKALIIGCGYVGSKVARLWHEAGNEVTVTTTTPSKRSTLEAIADKVVILTGDDLATLKQVLADREVVLLSVGAKQRSQEGYTKAYLKTAKNVVTALKTNDSVKQLIYTSSYGILSNQNGDTVDEAISVNPATEIGQILHQTEKVLFSASEKKLNICIFRLSGIYGTGRELIKIFKGRAGTTRPGEGKDYTNWIHVDDIARAIAFAQQQQLQGIYNLTSDEVLTTKEFFQKLFQAHNLTDITWDSSQTSSRTLNLKLSNQKLKDAGFKFTHPQIEFE, from the coding sequence ATGAAAGCATTAATTATCGGCTGTGGTTATGTTGGTAGTAAAGTAGCTCGTCTATGGCATGAAGCTGGCAACGAAGTTACTGTAACCACTACAACCCCAAGTAAACGATCTACATTAGAGGCGATCGCTGACAAGGTTGTAATATTAACAGGAGACGATCTGGCTACCTTAAAACAAGTTTTAGCCGATCGAGAAGTGGTTTTACTAAGCGTTGGGGCAAAACAACGCAGCCAAGAAGGTTACACCAAAGCTTATTTAAAGACAGCTAAGAATGTTGTTACTGCTCTTAAGACAAATGATAGTGTTAAACAACTTATTTATACCAGTAGCTATGGCATTTTGAGCAATCAAAACGGCGATACCGTCGATGAAGCTATATCGGTTAATCCTGCTACGGAAATAGGTCAAATACTGCACCAGACTGAGAAAGTTTTATTTTCAGCTTCAGAAAAGAAGCTAAACATCTGTATTTTTCGCTTATCTGGCATTTACGGCACAGGCAGAGAATTAATTAAAATATTTAAAGGTAGGGCAGGAACAACTCGACCAGGAGAGGGAAAAGACTATACTAATTGGATTCATGTCGATGATATTGCACGGGCGATCGCTTTTGCCCAACAACAACAGCTACAGGGTATTTATAATCTTACTAGTGATGAAGTATTAACTACTAAAGAGTTTTTCCAGAAATTATTCCAGGCTCATAACTTAACCGATATTACCTGGGATAGTTCACAGACTTCAAGTCGTACCCTGAATCTGAAGCTTTCTAATCAAAAACTGAAAGATGCGGGTTTTAAATTTACACATCCACAGATTGAGTTTGAGTAA
- a CDS encoding HAD family hydrolase, producing the protein MSATLPDILALDFDGVICDGLIEYFDSTKKAYQQIWQSEEISDRFAPSFYRLRPVIETGWEMPILLRALVLGIPESEILQDWHKTASEIVKSEGLDKSAVVQKLDEVRDKQIKNNLDSWLALHRFYPGVIKYLQQIINSSVKLYIVTTKEGRFVKQLLQQQGIDLPQAQIIGKETKRPKYETLRILRDRHQVTGENISISFVEDRLKALQQVAQQNDLSFVNLFLADWGYNLESDRHLAQQDARIELLSLEQFPQKFIE; encoded by the coding sequence ATGTCTGCAACACTTCCTGATATCTTGGCACTGGACTTTGATGGTGTGATTTGTGATGGTTTGATTGAATATTTTGACAGCACTAAAAAAGCCTATCAACAGATATGGCAATCAGAAGAAATTAGCGATCGCTTTGCACCAAGTTTTTATCGATTACGTCCAGTGATTGAAACAGGCTGGGAAATGCCCATCTTATTAAGAGCCTTAGTTTTAGGTATTCCTGAATCCGAAATCTTACAGGATTGGCACAAGACTGCCTCAGAAATTGTCAAATCAGAAGGATTAGATAAATCGGCGGTAGTGCAAAAGCTAGATGAAGTTAGAGATAAACAGATTAAAAATAACTTAGATAGCTGGTTAGCATTACATCGTTTTTATCCTGGTGTAATTAAATATCTGCAACAAATAATCAATTCCAGCGTCAAGCTATATATCGTCACGACTAAAGAAGGACGCTTTGTTAAACAACTATTACAGCAGCAGGGAATCGATCTACCCCAGGCGCAAATTATTGGCAAAGAGACTAAACGCCCTAAATATGAAACCCTGAGAATTTTGCGCGATCGACATCAAGTAACAGGAGAGAATATTAGTATCTCTTTTGTTGAAGATCGCCTCAAAGCTTTACAGCAAGTAGCTCAACAAAATGACCTAAGTTTTGTTAATTTGTTTTTGGCAGACTGGGGTTATAACCTAGAAAGCGATCGCCATCTGGCACAACAAGATGCCAGAATTGAGCTATTGTCTTTAGAACAATTCCCGCAAAAATTTATTGAATAA
- a CDS encoding SufS family cysteine desulfurase has product MTLIQSKTLGDRVRGDFPILHQKVNDNPLIYFDSAASSQKPQAVLDVLQHYYQQDNANVHRGAHTLSGRATDAYEGARDKVAQFINATFREEIVFTRNASEAINLVAYSWGLANLKPGDEIILSVMEHHSNIVPWQLIAQKTGAVLKYVELTSTEEFDFEQYKSLLSAKTKLVSLVHVSNTLGVINPVAEITSEAHKHDAKVLIDACQSVPHLPVDVQAMDCDWLVASGHKMCATTGIGFLYGKKDILLDMPPFMGGGEMIDEVFLDHSTYGDLPHKFEAGTPAIGEAIALGAAVDYLTNIGMDKIHAYEEELTAYLFKQLETIPNLRIYGNKPTPEGKGRAALAAFNVPGIHASDLATLLDHEGIAIRSGHHCTQPLHRILNASGSARASLYFYNTREEIDAFITALKSTIDFFEGMN; this is encoded by the coding sequence ATGACTTTAATTCAATCAAAAACTTTGGGCGATCGCGTCAGAGGCGACTTTCCAATTTTACATCAAAAGGTTAACGACAATCCCTTAATTTACTTTGATAGTGCTGCCTCTTCTCAAAAACCTCAAGCAGTATTAGATGTTCTGCAACATTATTATCAACAGGATAACGCCAATGTTCACCGTGGGGCGCATACATTAAGTGGGAGGGCTACGGATGCCTATGAAGGGGCAAGAGATAAAGTTGCTCAGTTTATCAATGCTACCTTTCGTGAAGAGATTGTTTTTACTCGTAACGCCAGTGAAGCAATTAACTTGGTGGCATATAGCTGGGGACTAGCTAACCTCAAGCCTGGAGACGAGATTATTCTCTCAGTAATGGAACATCACAGCAATATTGTTCCCTGGCAGCTTATCGCTCAAAAAACTGGTGCGGTGCTTAAATATGTCGAACTTACTTCTACTGAAGAGTTTGATTTTGAACAATACAAGTCTTTGTTATCCGCTAAAACTAAGCTGGTTTCTCTTGTTCATGTTTCTAATACTTTGGGAGTAATCAACCCAGTAGCAGAAATTACCAGTGAAGCTCATAAACACGATGCAAAAGTATTAATAGATGCCTGTCAAAGTGTTCCCCATCTGCCTGTTGATGTTCAGGCAATGGACTGTGATTGGTTAGTAGCATCAGGACACAAAATGTGTGCTACTACAGGGATTGGCTTCCTTTACGGCAAAAAGGATATCTTGCTAGATATGCCTCCCTTTATGGGTGGTGGAGAAATGATTGATGAGGTATTCCTCGATCATTCTACCTATGGCGATTTACCCCATAAATTTGAGGCGGGGACACCTGCTATCGGTGAAGCGATCGCCCTTGGTGCAGCAGTAGATTATCTTACTAATATAGGCATGGATAAAATTCACGCTTATGAAGAAGAGTTAACTGCTTATTTGTTTAAGCAATTAGAAACAATTCCTAACCTCAGAATCTACGGCAACAAGCCTACTCCAGAGGGTAAAGGTAGAGCAGCTTTAGCAGCTTTTAACGTGCCAGGAATACACGCCAGCGACTTAGCAACCTTGTTAGATCACGAAGGTATTGCTATTCGCTCAGGTCATCACTGTACTCAACCACTACACCGTATCTTAAATGCCTCTGGCAGTGCGAGAGCTAGTTTGTATTTTTATAACACCCGTGAAGAGATAGATGCTTTTATTACAGCTTTGAAAAGTACGATTGATTTTTTTGAGGGTATGAACTAA
- the sufD gene encoding Fe-S cluster assembly protein SufD, whose amino-acid sequence MAVQIPFATVSKLHEAKVIEDIFFTGLLQQCQVQENEPKWLQNVRQQSKNWLSRLSVPTNKDEDWRFIDLSSLSKAKFVAASNVGANSETVAVGGFTDISKLRKDPASPLGARECFPMSNPKGCSPTPETENSRLVFVNGRYNAELSNISGLPTGIYVGSLDDLPKDCDASKYFAQQHGAEDAFTALNTAGGSDVAVIWTSKDVVVETSIHLVFVADGESESIFAQPRTLVVTENGSNISLIEEYIGTGEYFTNAVTEVFVKDNARVNHTRLQQESAASFHIGKTAVSQARDSHYTINEINLGAKLFRHNPEVLQQGEQTESNLNGLTVATQEQVSDTHSIIALTKPHGNTDQLHKCIVGDRAHTVFNGKVFVPKEAQLTDATQLNRNLLLSSKARVDTKPELQITADNVKCAHGATVSQLEAEEIFYLRSRGLNEADANQLLIDAFAAEIVDRIPLESLRSRITQTIEQKINI is encoded by the coding sequence ATGGCGGTACAGATTCCCTTTGCTACTGTTTCTAAGCTACATGAAGCAAAAGTAATAGAAGATATTTTCTTTACAGGTTTGTTGCAGCAGTGTCAGGTACAAGAAAATGAACCTAAGTGGTTACAAAATGTTCGTCAACAGTCAAAAAACTGGTTGTCTCGTTTATCTGTACCGACAAACAAAGATGAAGACTGGCGTTTTATTGATTTGTCATCTTTGAGTAAAGCAAAATTTGTAGCAGCATCGAATGTAGGGGCAAACAGTGAGACAGTTGCGGTGGGCGGTTTCACCGACATAAGCAAACTGAGGAAAGACCCCGCGTCGCCGTTAGGCGCAAGGGAATGCTTTCCGATGTCGAACCCGAAGGGCTGTTCGCCCACACCAGAAACAGAAAATAGTCGTTTAGTATTTGTTAACGGTAGATACAATGCTGAATTATCAAACATATCTGGATTACCCACAGGTATTTATGTGGGTAGCTTAGACGATCTGCCCAAAGACTGTGACGCTAGTAAATATTTTGCTCAACAACATGGTGCGGAGGATGCCTTTACAGCACTAAATACTGCTGGCGGTTCAGATGTAGCGGTGATTTGGACGAGTAAAGATGTGGTGGTAGAAACCTCTATACATCTAGTGTTTGTCGCCGATGGCGAATCAGAGTCTATCTTTGCTCAACCTCGTACCCTAGTTGTGACGGAAAATGGCTCAAATATTTCTTTAATCGAAGAATATATTGGTACGGGAGAATACTTTACTAACGCCGTTACCGAAGTTTTTGTTAAAGATAACGCTAGGGTAAATCATACCCGTCTGCAACAAGAATCAGCAGCTAGCTTTCATATTGGCAAAACCGCCGTATCTCAAGCGCGTGACAGTCACTATACAATTAACGAGATTAATTTGGGCGCAAAACTATTTCGTCATAACCCAGAGGTATTGCAGCAGGGAGAACAAACTGAAAGCAATCTTAACGGTTTGACGGTGGCTACACAAGAACAAGTATCTGATACTCATAGTATTATTGCTCTAACCAAACCCCACGGTAATACAGATCAACTGCATAAATGTATTGTAGGCGATCGCGCTCATACAGTTTTCAATGGTAAGGTATTTGTCCCCAAAGAAGCACAGCTAACCGATGCCACACAGCTAAACCGCAACCTCTTACTTTCTTCCAAGGCTAGGGTAGACACAAAGCCAGAGTTACAAATCACCGCAGACAATGTAAAGTGCGCCCACGGTGCAACAGTGAGCCAGTTAGAAGCTGAGGAAATTTTCTATCTACGTAGTCGTGGTTTAAACGAAGCTGATGCAAATCAATTATTAATCGATGCTTTTGCAGCGGAGATCGTCGATCGCATTCCTCTAGAATCTTTGAGAAGCAGAATTACCCAGACTATTGAGCAAAAAATTAATATCTGA
- a CDS encoding DUF3987 domain-containing protein, with the protein MQDQASRCDRSSSDLRRSFRALEIDAPVKPKPPREYIVTDSTSEAIAHIQNNQPNNGFLGWFDELTALFGQQNAYRGGKGSDTEKILSGRDGTGFKINRVGGRRINCIRSGYSIIGGIQPDILKKHMGDFSNPSGLWARFV; encoded by the coding sequence ATTCAAGATCAAGCTAGCCGATGCGATCGCTCTTCCAGTGATTTACGCAGATCATTTAGAGCGTTAGAAATTGATGCACCAGTAAAACCCAAACCTCCCAGAGAATACATCGTCACTGATTCTACATCAGAAGCGATCGCCCACATTCAAAACAATCAGCCTAATAATGGTTTTCTGGGATGGTTCGATGAGTTAACAGCATTATTTGGACAGCAGAATGCCTACCGTGGGGGTAAAGGCTCAGACACAGAAAAAATTCTTAGCGGTCGTGATGGTACGGGCTTTAAAATCAATCGTGTTGGAGGTAGAAGAATTAACTGTATTCGCTCTGGGTATTCAATTATAGGCGGGATTCAGCCAGATATACTTAAAAAACACATGGGCGACTTTAGCAATCCATCAGGGTTATGGGCAAGATTTGTTTAG
- a CDS encoding type II toxin-antitoxin system VapC family toxin, producing the protein MYLIDTKIAFLKGNSNTAVVNQFQSKHQDCYLSTLVLAELYKGVYCSSKFEKNITALNQFTSSLPKVDYDQKAALEFGKIQAQLRRKGKPTGEIDALIAAVARSRQDILVTNNTRHFINITGLQLEDWLNS; encoded by the coding sequence ATGTATTTAATCGACACAAAAATAGCTTTTCTTAAGGGCAATAGCAATACTGCGGTAGTTAATCAGTTCCAATCAAAACATCAAGATTGCTATCTCTCTACCTTGGTTTTGGCAGAATTATACAAAGGAGTCTATTGTTCGAGTAAATTTGAGAAAAATATAACTGCTTTAAATCAATTTACTAGTTCGCTGCCTAAAGTAGATTATGACCAAAAAGCAGCTTTAGAATTTGGCAAAATACAAGCACAACTCAGACGCAAAGGTAAACCAACGGGAGAAATAGACGCTTTAATTGCAGCAGTCGCCCGTTCTCGACAAGATATCTTAGTAACTAATAATACTCGCCATTTTATTAATATCACTGGTTTACAGCTAGAAGATTGGTTAAATTCTTAA
- a CDS encoding tetratricopeptide repeat protein: MSHSKDKILLGTVLQQAGLVSDDQVKTALIQQKQTGNNLRIGEILAFQGRIDPKTADFFAERWFTVTKEQAQQPIGQYLKQAALLNEQQIQEILKEQQQTKLKFGEMAIAKGWLKPATVSFFVKNLTFQSKSTLEVKQSVFSDSLDSSQKVHQEFLKIKLRLLNLENQDVYSEKALDTVLLWTGGQSPLTQKLFEFISQENIIKGKEKEQIDYLIENKLLNNLQDKNLINHFETIKERLLHNQQCEPKTLLRLYRQVLEEKVLTDESKEQQELLRTGLVIKQQDKLAAANPIYQSLFDLVWIEKNLNSLDNQNTLELAIVPEVSIVASPEPAQKQSRLAKTRNILLLLAFIALLSVFLNNMFKRMMIKSTFAQGNALLQQKSFEQALEKYNELLKTDSNYFQAWTNRGYALAGIQQYEEMQKSCSTATIIKPTAVYAWNCVGEALRNLKKPQEAISAFDEAIALAPNDPILLINKSESLKAMGKEAESLAVTKEAIQVLEQKESVEGKETVSSEFAVALTFLGNGYRQTKQYQEAIKSYDRALQYSSDYFPARIGKGISLNQSQQFQQAQNEFRAILNNSQLTDSNKAQAWFYLGDTLCASEQKAAGVAAFDQAIKLQPSYEAAKTAQRQCN; encoded by the coding sequence GTGTCTCACTCAAAAGATAAAATACTATTAGGTACAGTTTTACAGCAAGCTGGTCTTGTCTCTGACGATCAAGTTAAAACAGCTCTTATTCAACAAAAGCAAACTGGCAATAACTTAAGAATCGGCGAAATTTTGGCTTTTCAAGGGCGTATTGACCCGAAAACGGCAGATTTCTTTGCAGAACGTTGGTTTACTGTAACCAAAGAACAAGCACAGCAGCCCATAGGTCAATATTTAAAGCAAGCTGCGCTATTAAACGAACAGCAGATCCAGGAAATCTTAAAAGAGCAGCAGCAAACTAAATTAAAGTTTGGCGAGATGGCGATCGCCAAAGGCTGGCTAAAACCAGCAACGGTCAGCTTTTTTGTAAAAAACCTTACTTTTCAGTCTAAGTCTACCTTGGAAGTTAAGCAGTCAGTATTTAGTGACTCTTTAGATTCTTCTCAAAAAGTTCACCAAGAATTTCTTAAAATCAAGTTAAGATTACTCAATTTAGAAAATCAAGATGTTTATTCCGAAAAAGCTTTAGACACTGTACTATTATGGACTGGAGGACAGTCTCCTCTAACTCAAAAGTTATTTGAATTTATATCTCAAGAAAATATTATTAAGGGCAAAGAAAAAGAGCAGATTGATTATTTGATCGAAAATAAACTATTAAATAATCTGCAAGATAAAAATCTCATTAATCATTTTGAAACTATAAAAGAACGCTTACTTCATAATCAACAGTGTGAGCCAAAAACCTTGCTGCGACTCTATCGACAAGTATTAGAAGAAAAAGTACTTACTGATGAAAGTAAGGAACAGCAAGAGCTATTAAGAACTGGTTTAGTAATAAAGCAGCAAGACAAACTAGCTGCGGCTAACCCAATTTACCAATCTTTGTTTGATCTAGTTTGGATAGAAAAAAATTTAAACAGTTTGGACAATCAAAACACACTTGAACTTGCCATTGTTCCTGAAGTTTCAATAGTGGCATCACCTGAACCTGCTCAAAAGCAAAGTAGATTAGCCAAAACTAGAAATATTTTGCTTTTATTGGCTTTTATTGCTTTATTATCTGTGTTTTTAAACAATATGTTTAAGCGTATGATGATTAAATCAACGTTCGCTCAGGGCAACGCTTTGCTACAGCAAAAATCTTTTGAACAAGCGTTAGAAAAATACAATGAACTGCTAAAGACTGACAGTAATTATTTTCAAGCTTGGACTAATCGAGGTTATGCTTTGGCAGGGATACAGCAATATGAAGAAATGCAGAAATCTTGCTCTACTGCAACTATAATCAAGCCGACGGCGGTGTATGCCTGGAATTGCGTAGGAGAAGCACTACGCAACCTGAAAAAACCACAAGAAGCAATATCAGCTTTTGATGAAGCGATCGCTTTAGCGCCTAACGATCCTATCTTATTAATCAACAAAAGCGAATCTCTCAAAGCTATGGGAAAAGAAGCGGAATCGCTGGCGGTGACCAAAGAAGCAATCCAAGTTTTAGAACAGAAAGAATCAGTTGAAGGCAAAGAAACTGTAAGTAGCGAATTTGCTGTAGCGTTAACTTTTTTAGGTAACGGCTATCGGCAAACAAAGCAGTACCAGGAAGCCATCAAAAGCTACGATCGCGCTCTACAATATTCCTCAGATTATTTTCCTGCTCGTATAGGCAAAGGAATTTCCCTCAATCAATCACAACAATTTCAACAAGCTCAAAATGAATTTAGAGCTATTTTGAATAATAGCCAATTAACAGATAGCAATAAAGCTCAAGCTTGGTTTTATCTGGGTGACACCTTGTGCGCTTCTGAGCAAAAGGCTGCTGGAGTTGCTGCTTTTGACCAAGCTATAAAACTTCAACCTAGCTATGAGGCAGCTAAAACAGCTCAACGGCAGTGTAATTAA
- a CDS encoding DEAD/DEAH box helicase, translated as MHLQDRSWRISYSSNENNPIADFYIPALECAVQYDRKSGFFGSAILSKVARGIGAMLHNQGKMRLIMGCQFSPQDIAAIEKGYELREALAFRLDAEFKEPENFVQLKHFEILSWLIKYEYLDIKIAVPTKDRGIPLDSDRLLDPQHIFHEKVGVFTDSKGDRLAFSGSNNESLGGWESNVESFHVYCGWEGDRDLERVNEEAYRFEQLWNDMSPNVKIFDIPEAVKQKLLRYTPNSQPVWKREDEIQNEHRNAGILPARDLPTGDLPKINSETKNIEEASKMLALLANLHQHPGCLDFCLKSIPIQPWAHQLKILRRVADKFPCSFLIADEVGLGKTIETGLILRYLIVSQKVERVLVLAPASVQPQWQEELREKFNLHFWSYSKGKFKDCYGETTSPALNPWNTQDLVLASSHLVRRTERIEELLAAEPWDLVILDEAHHARRKSPQQRKDTPNRLLQLMQQLKSKTESLILLSATPMQIDPIEIFDLLDLLGLEGHWSCGENFCEYFSSLSTQPDSDTLNFWQTMSTDYFRRGGIECDRLGKHLVNSDRMMAYRLRDTWKQGKSIVNGRKLAKDAEFIDLSRQYLTVNTPLKDLMFRHTRDTLRQYYKLGILDRDIPRRTVSDNAIALEPNREVPLYQAVSDYVRHFYRLAQKENRNALGFLMTLYRKRLTSSFYAIRESLQRRLEGIKELPLDDLRDLDDADDSVITGLEAYLKEPVDPKEIEYLEDLLRQFENTGEDSKLSHFITILRQELSQRESAIVFTQYTDTMDYLRENLQQLFGSQVACYSGRGGELYRDGTWQGLPKEEIKKQFREGEIKILLCTESASEGLNLQTCGVLINYDLPWNPMRVEQRIGRIDRIGQIHPTVNIHNFYYDGTVEAKVYRRLRDRIDAFQSVVGNLQPILAQVPTFIEQAVMSADPEEEDVLLAEFEQVLNTPPLRPGLEEMSAMDVQADLKEIQKPLVVSPITSEQIEALLTNSQMLIANDIFFEPQGDRIWELTYKNEVYIVTFYVNVFDKKPSLRLMNFGDPLFRQLLTRHQ; from the coding sequence ATGCACTTACAAGATCGCTCCTGGCGCATTAGCTACTCCAGCAATGAAAATAATCCCATCGCCGACTTCTATATCCCTGCTTTAGAATGCGCTGTGCAGTACGATCGCAAGTCGGGATTCTTTGGTAGTGCCATTTTAAGTAAAGTAGCCAGGGGAATTGGGGCGATGCTGCATAATCAGGGTAAGATGCGCTTGATTATGGGCTGTCAGTTTAGTCCGCAGGATATTGCAGCGATAGAAAAGGGTTACGAACTGAGGGAGGCTTTAGCTTTTCGTCTAGATGCTGAGTTTAAAGAACCAGAAAACTTTGTGCAGCTAAAACACTTTGAGATCCTTAGCTGGCTGATTAAATACGAGTATTTAGATATAAAAATTGCCGTTCCTACAAAGGATCGAGGCATTCCCCTAGACAGCGATCGCCTGCTCGATCCGCAGCATATCTTTCATGAAAAGGTGGGAGTTTTTACCGATAGTAAAGGCGATCGCCTGGCTTTTAGTGGCTCAAACAACGAGTCTTTAGGAGGTTGGGAAAGTAACGTTGAATCATTCCATGTTTACTGTGGCTGGGAAGGCGATCGCGATCTAGAAAGAGTTAATGAAGAAGCCTATAGATTTGAACAACTATGGAACGATATGTCACCTAATGTCAAAATCTTTGATATTCCAGAAGCGGTGAAGCAAAAGCTATTACGCTATACGCCAAATAGCCAGCCAGTTTGGAAGCGAGAAGATGAAATTCAGAATGAACACCGTAATGCGGGCATTTTGCCTGCTAGAGATTTGCCCACAGGGGATTTACCTAAAATAAATTCAGAAACGAAAAATATAGAAGAAGCGAGCAAGATGCTCGCACTGCTAGCAAATCTCCATCAACATCCAGGTTGTTTAGATTTCTGCCTTAAATCCATTCCCATTCAACCTTGGGCGCATCAGCTTAAAATCCTCCGACGAGTTGCCGATAAATTTCCCTGTAGCTTTCTAATTGCCGATGAGGTAGGTTTGGGTAAAACAATTGAAACAGGCTTAATTCTGCGTTATTTAATCGTGAGTCAAAAGGTTGAACGGGTTTTAGTGCTTGCTCCTGCTAGCGTTCAGCCTCAATGGCAAGAAGAATTGAGAGAAAAGTTCAACCTGCATTTTTGGAGTTACAGCAAAGGCAAATTTAAAGACTGCTATGGCGAAACTACTTCCCCAGCCCTTAATCCCTGGAACACTCAGGATTTAGTTTTAGCCTCATCTCATTTAGTGCGACGCACTGAAAGAATTGAAGAACTACTAGCAGCCGAACCTTGGGATTTGGTTATCCTCGACGAAGCTCATCATGCCCGTCGTAAAAGCCCTCAGCAAAGAAAAGATACACCCAACCGATTGCTTCAGTTGATGCAGCAATTGAAAAGCAAAACCGAGTCTCTAATACTTCTTTCTGCTACCCCAATGCAAATCGATCCCATAGAGATCTTCGATCTACTTGATTTACTCGGCTTAGAAGGGCATTGGAGTTGTGGCGAAAATTTCTGTGAATATTTCTCGTCTCTCTCAACTCAACCAGATTCAGATACTTTGAATTTTTGGCAAACAATGTCTACTGATTATTTTCGTCGCGGTGGGATTGAATGCGATCGCTTAGGAAAACATTTAGTTAATAGCGATCGCATGATGGCTTATCGGCTAAGAGACACTTGGAAACAAGGAAAAAGTATTGTTAATGGTAGAAAGCTAGCTAAAGATGCTGAGTTTATCGATCTTTCTCGTCAATATCTAACGGTTAACACGCCTTTAAAGGATTTGATGTTTCGCCACACCCGCGATACATTGAGACAATATTACAAACTGGGTATTTTAGATCGCGATATCCCCCGCAGAACAGTCAGTGATAATGCGATCGCTCTTGAACCTAATAGAGAAGTTCCGCTCTATCAAGCTGTTAGCGATTATGTCCGTCACTTTTATAGATTGGCGCAGAAAGAAAACCGTAATGCTTTAGGCTTCTTGATGACGTTATATCGTAAACGTCTCACCAGTTCCTTTTATGCTATTCGCGAATCTCTCCAGCGACGCTTAGAAGGTATCAAGGAATTACCATTAGACGATCTTAGGGATTTAGATGATGCAGATGATTCAGTAATTACAGGTTTAGAAGCCTATTTAAAAGAACCAGTAGATCCCAAAGAGATTGAATATTTAGAAGATTTGTTACGACAGTTTGAGAATACGGGTGAAGACAGCAAATTATCCCATTTCATCACGATTCTGCGTCAAGAACTAAGTCAAAGAGAAAGTGCGATCGTTTTTACTCAGTACACTGACACGATGGATTATTTGCGTGAGAATCTTCAACAGCTATTTGGTTCTCAAGTCGCTTGCTATTCAGGGAGAGGGGGTGAACTATATCGAGATGGAACATGGCAAGGATTACCCAAAGAAGAGATTAAAAAACAGTTTCGAGAAGGAGAAATTAAAATATTACTCTGTACTGAATCTGCCAGTGAAGGATTAAACTTACAAACTTGTGGAGTACTAATCAATTACGATTTGCCCTGGAATCCCATGAGAGTCGAACAACGCATCGGCAGAATCGATCGCATCGGTCAAATTCATCCTACAGTTAACATCCACAACTTCTATTATGACGGTACTGTAGAAGCAAAAGTATATCGAAGATTGCGCGATCGCATTGATGCTTTTCAAAGTGTAGTCGGCAATTTACAGCCGATACTGGCTCAAGTGCCTACCTTTATTGAGCAAGCTGTTATGAGTGCCGATCCTGAAGAAGAAGATGTTTTGCTAGCAGAATTTGAACAGGTGTTAAATACTCCTCCTTTACGTCCTGGCTTAGAGGAAATGAGCGCAATGGATGTCCAAGCTGACTTAAAAGAAATTCAAAAACCACTTGTTGTTAGTCCTATTACTTCAGAACAAATAGAAGCACTATTGACTAACTCCCAAATGTTAATAGCCAATGACATCTTTTTTGAACCACAAGGCGATCGTATCTGGGAATTAACCTACAAAAATGAGGTCTATATTGTAACTTTTTATGTCAATGTCTTTGATAAGAAGCCATCTCTACGATTAATGAACTTTGGAGATCCTTTGTTTAGGCAACTCTTAACAAGACATCAATGA
- a CDS encoding type II toxin-antitoxin system HicB family antitoxin — MTKWRVVLKQDSETGDWAVWCPELPGCTSCGDTKEEALENIEEAIELYLDKKLSVILN, encoded by the coding sequence ATGACAAAATGGCGTGTTGTATTAAAGCAAGATTCAGAAACAGGTGATTGGGCTGTTTGGTGTCCAGAACTACCTGGATGTACCTCATGCGGTGATACAAAAGAAGAAGCTTTAGAAAATATCGAAGAAGCGATCGAGCTTTATTTAGATAAAAAATTATCGGTTATTTTAAATTGA